One region of Aeromicrobium sp. Sec7.5 genomic DNA includes:
- a CDS encoding DUF6318 family protein codes for MRRTSWPFLALAAVLLAGCAGDPEPKEPDASTTPSPTATPPPLPEAATQETAEGAAAFVDHYLDVLNYAAHTGDTASLRALTGPECGSCDKYMAVVDATHDAGGAYTGGDWSAGDVAVSFQGTEWRIEGEVTTEPGTFDNGSDPAEETAPSTIMVAFLAQHVEGKWLMSDFVEPGK; via the coding sequence ATGCGTAGGACGTCCTGGCCGTTCCTGGCCCTGGCCGCCGTGCTCCTCGCCGGGTGTGCCGGCGACCCCGAGCCGAAGGAGCCGGATGCCAGCACCACACCCAGCCCGACGGCGACTCCCCCACCCCTGCCAGAGGCCGCCACACAAGAGACCGCCGAGGGCGCCGCCGCCTTCGTCGACCACTACTTGGACGTCCTCAACTACGCCGCCCACACCGGTGACACCGCATCGCTCCGCGCCCTGACAGGACCCGAGTGCGGCTCCTGCGACAAGTACATGGCCGTCGTCGATGCGACTCATGATGCGGGCGGCGCCTATACCGGCGGCGACTGGTCGGCCGGCGACGTCGCAGTTAGCTTTCAAGGCACAGAGTGGCGAATCGAGGGTGAGGTCACCACCGAGCCTGGAACCTTTGACAATGGTTCAGACCCCGCCGAGGAGACAGCCCCAAGCACGATTATGGTCGCATTCTTGGCGCAGCACGTCGAAGGCAAATGGCTTATGAGCGACTTCGTGGAGCCAGGCAAATGA
- a CDS encoding type 1 glutamine amidotransferase gives MRAVVIADETDREGGYVTERLRQLGADVEFVDREALPDRAEIADAGPRVDLLLLLGSHRSAHDSRFVHDVMAESDWVRDSLAAGTPVMGICFGAQLMARALGGHSYRMAEPEVGWERVDSVDHVLCPVGPWGQFHHDTFVPPQNAQVLGSTWYGPQCFVEETHGARAIAWQFHPEVVPEVYAQWVSEGKMTVRAAEADAENLVRGAHRLAPQARTRAFALVDAALDYLGVEGGSNLS, from the coding sequence ATGCGTGCAGTGGTGATTGCCGACGAGACCGACCGCGAGGGCGGCTACGTGACCGAGCGGCTGCGTCAGCTCGGTGCGGACGTCGAGTTCGTCGACCGCGAGGCACTGCCGGATCGTGCCGAGATCGCGGACGCGGGTCCACGGGTCGACCTGCTGCTGCTGCTGGGCTCGCACCGGTCGGCGCACGACTCGCGGTTCGTGCACGACGTCATGGCCGAGTCGGACTGGGTCCGGGACTCGCTGGCGGCCGGGACGCCGGTGATGGGCATCTGCTTCGGCGCCCAACTGATGGCCCGCGCCCTGGGCGGCCACTCCTACCGGATGGCGGAGCCCGAGGTGGGCTGGGAGCGGGTCGACTCGGTCGACCACGTGCTGTGTCCCGTGGGTCCGTGGGGGCAGTTCCACCACGACACCTTCGTGCCGCCCCAGAACGCCCAGGTGCTGGGCTCCACGTGGTACGGACCGCAGTGCTTCGTCGAGGAGACCCACGGGGCGAGGGCCATCGCTTGGCAGTTCCACCCTGAGGTGGTGCCGGAGGTCTACGCGCAGTGGGTCTCGGAGGGGAAGATGACCGTGCGCGCCGCGGAGGCCGATGCCGAGAACCTCGTCCGTGGGGCTCATCGTCTGGCTCCGCAGGCGCGCACGCGGGCTTTCGCCCTGGTCGACGCCGCCCTCGACTACCTGGGTGTCGAGGGCGGCTCGAACCTCAGCTGA
- a CDS encoding Dps family protein gives MSTPKFTIPGLTDAEGEKLAGILQERLHALNDLALTLKHVHWNVVGPHFIAVHEMIDPHVVEVRDAVDETAERIATLGTAPNGLTGDLVKTRTWDDYSLGRATTNEHLGALDKVYQGVIADHRKAQEAVADLDAVTEDMLIAQLRALELFHWFVRAHLENTGGELSSAGAGSEQAAADQAGAVS, from the coding sequence ATGAGCACCCCCAAGTTCACGATTCCCGGACTCACCGACGCCGAGGGCGAGAAGCTGGCTGGCATCCTTCAGGAGCGCCTCCACGCCCTCAACGACCTGGCCCTGACGCTGAAGCACGTTCACTGGAACGTCGTCGGCCCGCACTTCATCGCCGTGCACGAGATGATCGACCCGCACGTGGTCGAGGTGCGCGACGCGGTCGACGAGACCGCTGAGCGCATCGCCACGCTCGGCACCGCGCCGAACGGCCTGACCGGCGACCTGGTCAAGACCCGCACGTGGGACGACTACTCGCTCGGCCGCGCCACGACCAACGAGCATCTCGGCGCGCTCGACAAGGTCTACCAGGGCGTCATCGCCGACCACCGCAAGGCGCAGGAGGCCGTCGCCGACCTCGACGCGGTCACCGAGGACATGCTGATCGCCCAGCTGCGTGCGCTCGAGCTGTTCCACTGGTTCGTCCGCGCCCACCTGGAGAACACCGGCGGCGAGCTCAGCAGCGCCGGTGCCGGTTCGGAGCAGGCCGCGGCCGACCAAGCCGGCGCCGTCAGCTGA
- a CDS encoding VOC family protein, translating to MAIALNPYLNFSTESREALEFYQAALGGELSIMTFGESGMSDDPAHADLVMHGQLQTPHGLTLMASDTPPGGDQPQHGTHVNVSLSSDDTDLQPYWDKLTQGAEIVEPFSTAPWGDKFGLFNDRFGIAWLVNQASLG from the coding sequence ATGGCGATCGCACTGAATCCGTACCTGAACTTCTCGACCGAGTCCCGGGAGGCGCTGGAGTTCTACCAAGCAGCCCTCGGCGGCGAGCTGAGCATCATGACGTTCGGTGAGTCCGGCATGAGCGACGACCCGGCCCACGCCGACCTGGTGATGCATGGCCAGCTGCAGACCCCGCACGGGCTGACGCTGATGGCTTCCGACACTCCCCCGGGTGGCGACCAGCCCCAGCACGGCACCCACGTCAACGTCTCGCTCAGCAGCGACGACACCGACCTGCAGCCGTACTGGGACAAGCTGACCCAAGGAGCGGAGATCGTCGAGCCGTTCTCGACCGCCCCGTGGGGCGACAAGTTCGGCCTCTTCAACGACCGGTTCGGCATCGCCTGGCTCGTCAATCAGGCAAGCCTCGGCTGA